A stretch of the Aegilops tauschii subsp. strangulata cultivar AL8/78 chromosome 4, Aet v6.0, whole genome shotgun sequence genome encodes the following:
- the LOC141021802 gene encoding uncharacterized protein — MFQGINKGTSQPKGKVTLPVAFGGDLNYRTEKIVFDVVKIPLPFNGILGCPILTKFMVASHYAYNTMKMPGLMGVISINSNKKAAVICVDKLYRDVVATETVKAAAPSKKKKIKKPGETSSEGYGKRASSECCVPVEDLP, encoded by the coding sequence ATGTTCCAAGGAATTAACAAAGGAACGAGCCAGCCcaagggaaaggtcacactgccaGTGGCGTTTGGTGGGGACCTGAACTACAGAACAGAGAAGATAGTGTTTGATGTTGTCAAGATCCCCTTACCATTTAATGGAATTCTTGGTTGCCCGATATTGACTAAGTTCATGGTAGCATCTCATTATGCCTACAACACGATGAAGATGCCGGGTCTAATGGGTGTCATTTCCATCAACTCTAACAAGAAGGCTGCAGTCATATGTGTTGACAAGCTTTACAGGGATGTGGTTGCAACAGAGACCGTCAAGGCTGCAGCTCCCTCCAAGAAAAAGAAGATCAAGAAGCCCGGTGAGACATCTAGCGAGGGTTATGGGAAGCGCGCCTCATCGGAGTGCTGCGTGCCTGTTGAAGACTTGCCGTAG